The DNA region GCGCTGCTCGGGTGTAAAGTCGAACCGGTCTACATAATTCTTTTTGATGACAGGCAGCGAGCATCCGTAAGCTCGGATGATGTCCTCAATCTGCCACATATATAATAAGTATTCTGCGATACTTTTCTTTCTTAATTCTTGTGCTACAAACATAAACTTTGAACTGTTAACTTTTGAACTTTATGCTTTGCCTTCTTCTGATTGAAGGGGTGTTTAAAGACCTGTTTAAGGACTTTTAAAATTCCGGCAGATGATACAGATTGAAAATCGTGCCGAAGAGAGCGATGATGGAGAAGATGATGACCACGCTGCCTATTACCTTATTGATAATGACGATGCCGTTGGTATCAAACTTGTTCCTAATCTTGTCGACGAGCCAGGTGAGTCCGAACCACCACAGCAGGGCTCCGAAGACGATGCTGAGATACCCTACTCCCATTTCTACCGGCATATCCGGTACGACGAAAGCAAACTGCGCGAAGGTGGCCATGAAGAGGAACACGATGAGCGGATTGGAGAGTGTTACGAGGAACGCCGTGATGCCATTGTGCATCAGGGTGCCCTGCTTGTTGCTCGACTTGTGCATGTTCTTCATCGGGTCGCTCTTGAAGCAGTAGATTCCGAATACGAGGAGCATCAGACTGCCGAAAATCTGAAGATAGAACTTGTTCTCGGAGTTACTCACAAAATCCATTACAAAACTCATGCCCAAGCCTGTAAACAGAGCATATACAATGTCGCTGCATGCGGCACCCACACCTGTTACAAACCCATACCAGCGACCCTTGTTGAGTGTACGCTGGATGCAAAGGATGCCTACCGGACCCATAGGGGCTGAGGCAAGAACACCGATGACAATTCCTTTGAATATGAAGTCAAGGATGTTTATCTCAATTGGAAATGCTAAATTCATCTTAGTATCGTTACAATTTCTAACAGTCGGCAAAGTTACAAAATTTTGGGCACAAAGCACAATTTTTTTGCCTAAAAGTTCATTTTATATCCGTTTTTTATATTTTCGGGCACGGATTACACGGATTACGCGGATGTTCTGCATGAATATAAACAGGATTTAGGGCAACAGAGAAATTTCGGACAGCAAATCATCTGGCAGAAAAAAAAGAAAATTAAAATTTTTTATATTTAAAAATAAACGAGATTCAAAAGTTTTCAGTATCTTTGCCGAGAAATAAAATAATTCTAACTAATTTTAAATAATTAACATGACAGATAATACACTTAAACCGTACGTAATAGGCCTTGACCTCGGCGGTACAAATTCAGTTTTCGGCATCGTAGATGCTCGCGGAGAGATCAAAGCAACAACTGCCATCAAGACAGGCGGTTACGGAAAAGTTGAAGACTATGTGAAGGCAGCCGTAGAAGCTCTCCAGCCTATCATTGATACGGTAGGCGGCATTGACAAGATTAAGGCAATGGGTATCGGTGCGCCAAACGCAAACTATTATAATGGAACCATTGAATTCGCTCCAAATCTTCCTTGGGCACACGACGGAGTGGTACCATTGGCCGACTTGTTCAGCAAAGCCCTCGGCGGCTTGCCTGTAGGTATGACCAATGATGCCAACGCTGCTGCGCTCGGCGAGATGACATACGGTGTAGCAAGAGGCATGAAAAACTTCATCGACGTTACGCTCGGTACAGGCGTTGGCTCTGGTATCGTCATCAACGGACAGATGGTTTACGGCTGCGACGGATTCGCAGGCGAATTGGGTCACGTTACCATGGTACGTGGCAAAGAGGGTCGTATCTGCGGATGCGGCCGTACAGGATGTCTCGAAGCTTACTGCTCTGCCACTGGTGTGGCTCGCACAGCACGCGAGTTCCTCGAGAAGAGCGATGAGCCTTCATTGCTCCGTGAGATGAATCCGGAGGATATTACATCTTATGATGTGAGCGTTGCTGCAGGCAAGGGCGACAAGCTGGCACTGCGTGTATACGAGTTTACCGGCAAGATGCTCGGTGAGGCTTGTGCTGATTTCGCAGCCTTCTCTTCACCAGAGGCTTTCGTCTTCTTCGGTGGTCTGACCAAGGCTGGCGACCTCATCATGAAACCTATCCAGAAGGCTTATGATGAGCACGTGCTCCGCACCTTCAAGGGTAAGGCTAAATTCCTTGTTTCTACCCTTGATGGTAGTTCTGCTGCCGTACTCGGTGCGAGTGCTGTGGCTTGGGATATGTAAAATTTTTAAAAGATTAAGACAGTTATTAGTAGACCTTTCCTTCATTGGGAAGGTATGATTTAAGTTAATACAAACTCGCGAAACTCGTGAGAGGATTGTAGCGAGGGTTAGATGTTAGTAAAAAGCCTGGCACTCGAGAGAGCGTCAGGCTTTGCTTTCTTATCATAAACAAAAACCTCAACAACCACCATGCGGTCATGGTGGTCATTAAAGTCATTGGTCATTAAGGTCATTAAGCTTTTTCCAACCAGTTTCTCACCATCTTCTTGCCGTCTGGCGTCAGCACGCTTTCCGGATGAAACTGGATACCATGAATATCATAGTTCTTATGCTTCAGACCCATGATGCAACCATCATCGCTTACTGCCGTAACGTCCAGGCAGTCAGGGAATCCCGAGCGGTCTACCACCCAAGAGTGGTATCTGCCAATCTCTATGCGCTTGTCCAACCCGTCGAAAATAACATCGTTGCCAAAATGGGTGCAAGGGGTTGCCACTCCATGATACACCTCAGAAAGATTGGTAAGCTTGGCTCCAAACGCCTCGCCTATGGCCTGATGACCCAGACATACGCCCAGCATCGGCTTGCGGCCTGCATACTTGCGGATAACATCCATCAGCAGTCCCGCCTCCGACGGAATGCCCGGACCCGGACTCAGAATGATCTTGTCGAAGCGCTCCAGCTCCGGCAACTGGAACTGGTCGTTGCGGAACACCGTAACATCAGCTCCCAACTCCTTTACCAGATGGGCAAGATTATAGGTAAAGGAATCGTAATTATCTATGATTACTACTTTCATCTTTTGTTATTTATTATTGATTATTGAGTACAATCAGCGAGAAATAATCACTAATCACTAATCACTAATAATTAATCACTATTACAATTCTTCAGCAATGTGAATCGCCTTGGTCAGCGCACCGAGCTTGTTGTTACACTCTTCCAGCTCATACTCATCATTGCTCTTTGCCACTACTCCACTACCCGCCTGGAACCAGAGTTCGCCGTTTCGGCTAATGAAGGTACGTATCACGATGGCCTGATTCAGGTCGCCGTTCAGACCGATGAAACCGATACAGCCACCATAGGCACCGCGGTTGTGAGGCTCCAGCTCTGATATAATCTGCATCGCTCTCACCTTAGGCGCACCGCTCAGCGTGCCGGCAGGGAAGGTATCAATAAACTCCTTGATGTGGTCGGCATGCTCATCCAACTCTCCGCTCACACGGCTCACGAGATGGATAACATGACTGTAGAACTGCATGTCCTTGTAGAAATCTACTTTCACCCCATGACAGTTGCGGCTCAGATCATTGCGCGCCAGGTCTACCAGCATCACGTGCTCGGCATTCTCCTTCGGGTCGTTGCGCAGGAATTCGGCAGCCTTGCGGTCCTGCTCCATATCTCCTGTGCGTCGGGTGGTTCCGGCAATCGGGTCAATGAACGCCTTGTTGCCCACGATGCGGTTATGGGTTTCAGGCGAAGAACCGAAGATGCGGAAACCGCCGAAGTCGAAATAGAAGAGGTAAGGCGAAGGGTTGATGCTGCGTAACGCACGGTAGAGTTTGAAATCATCGCCCTCATATTTCTGTACGAAGCGGCGGCTCACCACAATCTGGAATACATCTCCGCGCAGGCAGTGCTGTATGCATCGGCGTATGTTTGCCTTGTGCTCCTCATCGGTGAGCGTAGAGGTGGTTTCGCCCACCGGGTGGAAATCATAAGGTTTCACATTTGCCTTGTTCACCGCCTTGAGCAGTTCATCGAGCTCTGGAAGTGAAGAGTGAGGATCTTCACTTTCCTGGAGCGCAATGAGCTCCATGGTGTTGTTGAAATGGTCGAAGACGATGATGTCCTTATACATGATGTAATAGATGTCGGGCGCATCATTCTTCTCCATGGTGGTATCCTTGACTGGGATGTTCTCAAAATATCTCACCGCATTGAAGGTGGTGAATCCGTAG from Segatella copri includes:
- a CDS encoding LysE family translocator; the protein is MNLAFPIEINILDFIFKGIVIGVLASAPMGPVGILCIQRTLNKGRWYGFVTGVGAACSDIVYALFTGLGMSFVMDFVSNSENKFYLQIFGSLMLLVFGIYCFKSDPMKNMHKSSNKQGTLMHNGITAFLVTLSNPLIVFLFMATFAQFAFVVPDMPVEMGVGYLSIVFGALLWWFGLTWLVDKIRNKFDTNGIVIINKVIGSVVIIFSIIALFGTIFNLYHLPEF
- a CDS encoding ROK family protein, with translation MTDNTLKPYVIGLDLGGTNSVFGIVDARGEIKATTAIKTGGYGKVEDYVKAAVEALQPIIDTVGGIDKIKAMGIGAPNANYYNGTIEFAPNLPWAHDGVVPLADLFSKALGGLPVGMTNDANAAALGEMTYGVARGMKNFIDVTLGTGVGSGIVINGQMVYGCDGFAGELGHVTMVRGKEGRICGCGRTGCLEAYCSATGVARTAREFLEKSDEPSLLREMNPEDITSYDVSVAAGKGDKLALRVYEFTGKMLGEACADFAAFSSPEAFVFFGGLTKAGDLIMKPIQKAYDEHVLRTFKGKAKFLVSTLDGSSAAVLGASAVAWDM
- a CDS encoding aminodeoxychorismate/anthranilate synthase component II — its product is MKVVIIDNYDSFTYNLAHLVKELGADVTVFRNDQFQLPELERFDKIILSPGPGIPSEAGLLMDVIRKYAGRKPMLGVCLGHQAIGEAFGAKLTNLSEVYHGVATPCTHFGNDVIFDGLDKRIEIGRYHSWVVDRSGFPDCLDVTAVSDDGCIMGLKHKNYDIHGIQFHPESVLTPDGKKMVRNWLEKA
- a CDS encoding anthranilate synthase component I family protein, coding for MAKFSYKTVTRKILADLYTPVGVYMRLRDIYPQSALMESSDYHGSENSRSFIGVHPLASIAVSHGEVIKTYPDGRVEKEQLPAFGAGQGEDCKLAISKSINDFISSFHVEGESKEFCGLYGFTTFNAVRYFENIPVKDTTMEKNDAPDIYYIMYKDIIVFDHFNNTMELIALQESEDPHSSLPELDELLKAVNKANVKPYDFHPVGETTSTLTDEEHKANIRRCIQHCLRGDVFQIVVSRRFVQKYEGDDFKLYRALRSINPSPYLFYFDFGGFRIFGSSPETHNRIVGNKAFIDPIAGTTRRTGDMEQDRKAAEFLRNDPKENAEHVMLVDLARNDLSRNCHGVKVDFYKDMQFYSHVIHLVSRVSGELDEHADHIKEFIDTFPAGTLSGAPKVRAMQIISELEPHNRGAYGGCIGFIGLNGDLNQAIVIRTFISRNGELWFQAGSGVVAKSNDEYELEECNNKLGALTKAIHIAEEL